In Cydia splendana chromosome 25, ilCydSple1.2, whole genome shotgun sequence, a single genomic region encodes these proteins:
- the LOC134802599 gene encoding uncharacterized protein LOC134802599 — MTFNSVWVLISKIISGAVVISFRYIQAPSMVESLMKESIIHQPNEGNYTWLKSRQTQHDYSKDLEVFIPMVSKMTPESCASIAVKLDNLTEGNVSTAAILGHFKRLLLEQHSMQLIESVTRTKNRKRNRVCPDLGERQPTVSFILD, encoded by the exons ATGACGTTTAATTCGGTCTGGGTATTGATATCTAAAATCATCAGTGGAGCTGTTGTTATCTCGTTCCGCTACATTCAAGCGCCCTCTATG GTGGAGTCTCTTATGAAGGAGTCAATAATTCACCAACCGAACGAGGGGAACTACACCTGGTTGAAGTCAAGGCAAACGCAACATGACTACTCCAAAGACCTCGAAGTTTTCATACCTATGGTCTCTAAG ATGACTCCAGAAAGCTGTGCATCAATAGCCGTGAAGCTTGACAATCTGACAGAAGGAAATGTCAGTACTGCAGCGATCCTCGGCCATTTCAAACGGTTACTGTTAGAGCAGCACAGCATGCAGCTCATAGAGAGCGTGACAAGGACGAAGAATAGAAAGAGGAACAGAGTGTGTCCAGATTTAGGGGAGCGGCAACCTACTGTGTCTTTTATTTTAGACTAG